The genomic window TTTCCCCCTAACGGGTTCCAGAACAAAACCGCGCTTTCGATTCTCATATTGATTCTCTTAATTTTTGCACTGGGTCACTAGAGTAAAAGCAAAGTTAAGGCTATGTTACTAAAAATATGGAATACGTCATTCATTTTTCAGACCTGCATTTGAGTGTGGAAGCCCCTCCACCACGCAAACTTTTGGGAAGAAGGGCCCTTGGTTTTTTACGCTGGAAGCTTAGCCGCGGGCGCAAGCACTCCCTTGAGCCTTTGATGGCACTTCAAAAATGGCTCGCAGCCGCTCAAGTCTCTCAGGTGGTAATTACTGGGGACCTGGTTCATCTGGGGCTTCCTGAGGAGTTTTCGCTGGCAAAGGATTTTTTAGAACGCCTTGGCCCCCCAGAAAAAATCTTTTTAGTGCCCGGAAACCATGATTTTTACGTGCCTGAGCCATTTGAAAAAACTTTTGCTAAATGGAGCCCGTATCTTCACTTGGACGAATCGCGCGACTATCCCACCGTTCTTAAAAAAGAACACTATGCTCTCATTGGCCTTGATACCACTTGTCCAAACGTGCCCCCTTTTGCCATGGGAGAACTGGGTGATAAGCAATTAGCGCGCTTGAAAGATGTTTTAAAAACTTTACGAGAAGCAGGCTTGGTGAGGATCTTGGCCCTTCATCACCCACCGCTTCCGGGCATGATCTCGACCCTTAAGGCCCTTAAGGAAACCACTGAGCTTGCTGAGCTTTTGCGCGAGGAAGGCCTAGAGATAGTTCTTTTTGGCCATACCCACAAGATTATTCGTGGTTATTACGAAACCCGTTTGGGTAAAAGCCTTTTTCTTGGTGCACCATCTCTTACGTATGTTGGGAACGATCCCCTGCGAAAAAGCCGGTTTTTTAGAATCGGCTTTGATAATAAGGAAAATTCCTTGAACATAAACCTTGAAACGTATGTTTTTAGAGGGGGTGCTTTCGAGCGCGAAAGCAGGGATAATATCGAGCTTGCCAAATAATAACGCCTCTGTCTTCCAGTTGAAGCGTCCAGTCCCAACTGTGTCATGCTGAGGGTCGTTAGACCCGAAGCATCCACTGCCTACCCTGTCATTCTTCTGAGGATCCTTGAGCCCGAAGAATCCACAGGTCGATTAAATAGGCGAAAGGTGATAGGCGAAAGGCAAAAGCTGTGATCTGTAATCTTAGAATTCTAAAGGTTGTAGAGGTTGTAGATGTTCTAGATGTTCTAGAGGTTGTAGAGGTTTTGTTGTTATTGGGATCCGTTCCTATTTTTCGTTCCGAAAAAGGGGAACGGATCCGTTAAGACCCTTGCACTGTCAAGCTAAAAGACCGAAGCATCCAAAGGGCGCTAGCCCTTTACTGCTCTGGCCTGAACAAATCACTTAATCATATCAGCGATAAGTTTTGGAGCTTTTTCTAGGGCTTCTTTTAGTTTTTGTGCGTCTGGTCCGCCCCCCTGGGCCATGTCAGGGCGGCCACCACCTCTGCCACCTACTAAAGGAGCAAGCGCTGAGATAATTTTTCCAGCATGGACTTTTTCTTTTAAGTCTTTGGTGACCATGGCAAGGAGTTGGGCCTTTCCGTTAACTGAGGCCCCAAGCACCACCACCCCTGAGCCCAGTTTTTCGCGCAGAAAGTCCCCCATTTCACGAAGGGTCTTGGCATCTTTGGCCGGAACCTCAGCGGCAATTATTTTTATGCCGTTTATTTCTTGTACCTGATTTAAAAGAGACTCAAGGCCCCCTCTGGCAAGCTGCCGTCTTAAAGTTTCGATTTCCTCTTGAGCTTCTTTCAATTGTTTTAAAAGGGTTTCCACACGCTTTGGAAGCTCAGACGGTGCTACTTTGAGCTTTGAGGCTATAAGGGCCTTTTCTTTTTCAAGATCATGGACAAAATTAACCGCAGGCTCTCCCGCTACCGCTTCAATACGGCGCACTCCTGCAGAAACGCTCCCCTCGGCAATAATCTTAAAAAAGCCAATATCTCCGGTGCGGTGCACGTGGGTGCCACCGCAAAGCTCCATGGAAAAATTCCCAATGCGAATAACGCGAACTTTATCAGCGTATTTTTCACCAAATAAGGCCATAGCCCCTTGGTCTATGGCTTCTTTATAGCTCATCAACTTTACTTCCACAGGGATGTTATCCCGTATGCGGGCGTTTATAAGGTCTTCAAGGGCAAAGATTTCTTCAAGTTTTAAGGGTTCAAAGTGTGTAAAGTCAAACCGCAGGCGATCTGGTGCTACCAGAGACCCTGCCTGATGTACGTGATCTCCCAGGATACGGCGGAGCGCCGCGTGAAGAAGATGAGTTGCGGTGTGGTGCCTGGCAATGGCTGCCCTTCGCGAGGAAAAAACCGAAAGCTTAACTTTTTCCCCTTTTTTGAGGGTCCCTGTTTTGCACTTGAGTTTGTGCACGAAGATTTCCCCTAAGCGATAAGTATCAACCACCTCTGCCTGGCCTTCTTTGCCGATAACAAGCCCTGTGTCTCCCACCTGGCCACCTGCTTCGCCGTAAAAGGGCGTTTTTGAAAAAACAGCTTCAGCTTCTTCCCCTTCACAAAGGGCGTCTATTTCTTTTCCTTTTTGAACAATGGCAAGGATTTCTGCTTCGGCTTCGGTGGTTTCATAGCCTACGAATTCTTTGCCAAGGCCTTTTTCAAGGAGCTTGGTGAAAACTTGAGGAGCCTTGGCGAGCTCTCCCTTCCAGGCCTTACGGCTCCTTTCCCTTTGCTTGGCCATTTCTTTTTCAAAGCCGAGCATGTCAAGCTCAAGGCCGTGTTCAAGGGCAATATCGCGCACAATGTCGTAAGGGAATCCATAGGTATCATAAAGTTTGAAGATAAAGCTTCCCGGGATGATCTTTTCTCCTGATTTTTTGAGTTTTTCGATTTCTTCGTAAAGTAAAGAAAGGCCTCTTTCTAAGGTTTCCCGGAAGCGTTCTTCTTCAAGCACAAGTATTTTTTCGATGGTTTGAGCCGCGCGGAGAAGCTCAGGATAAACGTCTCCCATTTCTTCTACGACTACCAGGGCAGTGTCATATAAAAAGGGCTTTTCAAGCCCTAGAGTGCGGCCAAAACGAATAGCGCGCCTGATGATGCGTCTTAGCACGTAGCCTCGGCCTTCATTTGAAGGCAAGACTCCATCGGCAATGAGAAAGGCTGCTGCCCGTGAGTGGTCAGCAATTACCCTGAAAGCCACGTCGGTTTTTTTATTTTCGCCGTAGTGAATACCTGTTAAGTCAGAGATTTTGCTCATCAAGCCGGCAAAAAGATCACAGTCAAAATTGGTTTTTACGCCCTGGATGGTGGCGGTGATACGCTCAAGTCCCATGCCAGTGTCAATACAAGGGCGCGGAAGCGGGCTGAGATTCCCTTTTTCGTCTCTTTCGTATTGCATGAAAACAAGGTTCCAGAGCTCAAGATAGCGGTCGCAGTCGCATCCCACCTGGCAGTCTGGACGACCACAGCCAACGTCTTCACCTTGGTCAAAAATTATTTCTGAACAGGGGCCACAGGGGCCAGTGTCGCCCATGGCCCAGAAGTTGTCTTTTTCTCCCAGGCGCACAATACGGTCTTGACTAAGCCCTGCTATCTTTTGCCAAAGGGCGTAAGCTTCGTCGTCGTCTTTGTAAACCGTGACGTAGAGGCGCTCTTTGGGAAGCTCAAGCACCTTGGTCAAAAATTCCCAGGCGTAGAAAATGGCTTCTTCCTTGAAGTAATCCCCAAAAGAGAAGTTTCCAAGCATTTCGAAGAAGGTATGATGCCGGGCGGTGTAGCCAACATTTTCGAGGTCATTGTGTTTGCCCCCGGCACGTACGCATTTTTGGCAGGAGGCAGCGCGTTTATAAGGCCTTTCTTCCTGGCCGAGAAAGACTTTTTTGAATTGAACCATCCCTGCATTGGTGAAAAGAAGCGTAGGATCATCAGCAGGAACCAAGGGCGAGCTGGGGACTATTTCGTGGCCTTGCTTGGCAAAATAATCCAGAAAAAGCTTCCGGATTTCTTTTCCTTTTAGATAGCGCACAGGGTTACCTCCTTGCGTTTCGCCTTTTGCTCTGAAGATAAACCAATTTTGAGCCCAGGCAAATTTTCAAATTCTGAAAATATTAACCATTTTAAGCGATTGCTCACAACAAAAAACGGGAACAGCCTAGAGGGCCTGTCCCCTTAAGACCATTTTTCGGAAGAACTCTTGGTGACTTCATATTAAAGATTGTGGTATTAAAATATTACAAGAGATTTTGCAAAACACCTTTTTGAAGGACTTTTGGGATCCGTTCCTATTTTTCGTTCCGAAAAATGGGAACGGATCCTTGGTGCAAAGGTCTCTATAAAAAGCGGACGGGAGAGAAGATGCTCAAGAAAAAAGATTACCAAAATATGGAGTTAGAAGAGTTAGGCTCTTTTTTAGAGCAGCTAGGGCTCGCTATAAAAGAAGGGTTTTTGAATTTAAATGATGAAAA from Thermodesulfatator atlanticus DSM 21156 includes these protein-coding regions:
- the alaS gene encoding alanine--tRNA ligase — encoded protein: MRYLKGKEIRKLFLDYFAKQGHEIVPSSPLVPADDPTLLFTNAGMVQFKKVFLGQEERPYKRAASCQKCVRAGGKHNDLENVGYTARHHTFFEMLGNFSFGDYFKEEAIFYAWEFLTKVLELPKERLYVTVYKDDDEAYALWQKIAGLSQDRIVRLGEKDNFWAMGDTGPCGPCSEIIFDQGEDVGCGRPDCQVGCDCDRYLELWNLVFMQYERDEKGNLSPLPRPCIDTGMGLERITATIQGVKTNFDCDLFAGLMSKISDLTGIHYGENKKTDVAFRVIADHSRAAAFLIADGVLPSNEGRGYVLRRIIRRAIRFGRTLGLEKPFLYDTALVVVEEMGDVYPELLRAAQTIEKILVLEEERFRETLERGLSLLYEEIEKLKKSGEKIIPGSFIFKLYDTYGFPYDIVRDIALEHGLELDMLGFEKEMAKQRERSRKAWKGELAKAPQVFTKLLEKGLGKEFVGYETTEAEAEILAIVQKGKEIDALCEGEEAEAVFSKTPFYGEAGGQVGDTGLVIGKEGQAEVVDTYRLGEIFVHKLKCKTGTLKKGEKVKLSVFSSRRAAIARHHTATHLLHAALRRILGDHVHQAGSLVAPDRLRFDFTHFEPLKLEEIFALEDLINARIRDNIPVEVKLMSYKEAIDQGAMALFGEKYADKVRVIRIGNFSMELCGGTHVHRTGDIGFFKIIAEGSVSAGVRRIEAVAGEPAVNFVHDLEKEKALIASKLKVAPSELPKRVETLLKQLKEAQEEIETLRRQLARGGLESLLNQVQEINGIKIIAAEVPAKDAKTLREMGDFLREKLGSGVVVLGASVNGKAQLLAMVTKDLKEKVHAGKIISALAPLVGGRGGGRPDMAQGGGPDAQKLKEALEKAPKLIADMIK
- a CDS encoding metallophosphoesterase family protein yields the protein MEYVIHFSDLHLSVEAPPPRKLLGRRALGFLRWKLSRGRKHSLEPLMALQKWLAAAQVSQVVITGDLVHLGLPEEFSLAKDFLERLGPPEKIFLVPGNHDFYVPEPFEKTFAKWSPYLHLDESRDYPTVLKKEHYALIGLDTTCPNVPPFAMGELGDKQLARLKDVLKTLREAGLVRILALHHPPLPGMISTLKALKETTELAELLREEGLEIVLFGHTHKIIRGYYETRLGKSLFLGAPSLTYVGNDPLRKSRFFRIGFDNKENSLNINLETYVFRGGAFERESRDNIELAK